Proteins encoded within one genomic window of Triticum aestivum cultivar Chinese Spring chromosome 2D, IWGSC CS RefSeq v2.1, whole genome shotgun sequence:
- the LOC123052539 gene encoding uncharacterized protein, translating to MPCAAELVNGEGGAIKVGTTGTIGSLMTRELEAIKVAPQGAATPRLRRQSSPVSVPCGASPRKIIPRKSSSSVSSSSNGRADRVSAEEACKTRRSSQRNKSSSPMLHSDGALVDRSPNFEKAKKKGNVHGVEVVDVRCGNPMSSRLRKLGFSKLSETFA from the coding sequence ATGCCGTGCGCCGCCGAGCTTGTCAACGGTGAGGGGGGCGCTATCAAGGTGGGCACAACCGGCACCATCGGCTCGCTCATGACGAGAGAACTGGAGGCCATCAAAGTCGCGCCGCAAGGAGCTGCCACCCCGCGCCTGAGACGCCAAAGCAGTCCGGTTTCGGTGCCCTGCGGCGCTAGCCCCCGGAAGATCATCCCAAGGAAGAGCTCGTCCAGTGTCTCCAGCAGCAGCAATGGCAGAGCTGACCGTGTGAGCGCTGAAGAAGCCTGCAAGACGAGGAGGAGCTCTCAGCGGAACAAGTCGAGCTCCCCAATGCTGCACTCGGATGGCGCGCTGGTTGACAGGAGCCCCAACTtcgagaaggccaagaagaaaggaAATGTGCATGGCGTCGAGGTGGTGGATGTCAGGTGCGGTAATCCGATGAGCAGCCGCCTCAGGAAGCTGGGTTTCTCCAAGCTGTCGGAGACCTTTGCCTAG